A segment of the Elaeis guineensis isolate ETL-2024a chromosome 6, EG11, whole genome shotgun sequence genome:
aaaaaaaataaattttgcaatatatcagagcaagaaaaataatttttacaatattatcagaaaagattttacaatgtatcagagaaaatttcacactgtatcagagcaaattttataatgtatcagagcaagttaaaaaaattttaggatgtattagagtgagttaaatttcttaagatgtatcaaggtaaataaaatttcaaaagttgtattagagcaagtttgaattttgaagtatatcagagcatatttaaaaaaaatttttaaagcaaatcagagcatatgtaaagaagtaatttaaaagttacttatttgcattgtacttagcattgtatttttgatattgttcattcattaatttctcataatttgtagttttgattgctttttctttaattgctcataatttatgattttacttttgatggatggctttttgtttaatttctgtctgataccaaatttctcaaatttttgtttaatttctcaaatttttgtttaatttctccctctttttgattaatttatcaaaattttatttaatttctctaatatttgtttaatcttccaattcttgtttttgtttaatttctccccctttttgacatcatcaaacatggttaactcttcctttttctgaaacattctttaatttcttcccctttagagtttttcacaaatatttgctcccccttaatatagcaatgatcaacagtaaacaacaacaaagagaagataatatttcaagaagaatatatacaaccaaaatatgatcgatatcaatacaaaaggtagaaatataagtaaaagatgattccattaaaatcataattatttcaatacatagttcatattataaaaatcaaccagctaattgtcaatacatggccacaaggtatagatcctagaacaaaatactaactcctaggacctagtaatgatcaagacaaatcatggatcggagtcatcagatatggtatgagaagctgatggatcagaagtgcgtcctctacctcgtctgcctctggcacgagcaggagaacgagatgaactgggaggctgagaacgctgagatgctaaggactgaacagaaagggtgagtctgatagaatcaagtacattcagtgctctggaaacagattgaagtagagcagtgaactgggtggtagcatgctcactcgatcctcggatctctttcctcagtagctcatatccaccttttagtgctcctctgagtctgccagcctctgcagtgaggtctgtgacctcaatagttgactcctgtggcttgggatgggccaatacaaggacttgcccctgcaagtcaagaactctgctagtcagtctccagactgtgtcctcaagctgctgtatcctgacggactggtctgatatcatctgaaacacagtggagatgtggggagtaatggtctgattagaagaggtggctccaggtgcaaaagaagtactaccccactgactagacagcaaagaagtcacacgctgtgatatatgctcgatctgatcgtcagccagtctgaactctgaatgaagtgctctgctctctggctgatacactggtatggacatcctagtaaactctgaagggccagcctcagtatcaggaatgaactgggtatctagtgaagctgccctgaagtcatgtacaggagaagatggaccttcttcttctactctgccttcagttctgtcctcagctcttattttagttctatcctcagctctttctttagagcccttgatccaaccaccatcagtctttgtaattcctattcggtgcaggctgtgttggttgaaagtgtccacatgtgagagcttggtaggtgcctccccctcacagctaactccaaacctcctaaatactctagtaagggccataccataaggcaagtgtgccttggatctgttcaaagtttctctcatggcctctatcataagtgcagggaggtttaggggggtctgagtgatgacatgaaacatgacacatacatctctgccagacagtagatcatgcctaccactcctaggaaagaagagctttgttacaatctgatgcaggatcctcatctcaatggacaaaatctttgcttccaatttgtttaaacttcctgaataggtttctcctaaaataattctgatcccctcttctttaattgagagttccatatatgagtatccttcactaggcaactgaagtatttctcccaatattctagaatccaagcagatatcaatttccttgactgttgaagtcactgacccgtttccataatgtagattctggtagaattctctaactaggtcaacataggtgacttccttaagggagcagtagagtttccatccttgatttttaattttacttgcaaaagtaaaaccttctttctcaaagaaccgaaaatctatattttttccggtttctacttttctatcagaaagaggatttacactggggcttatggaggattgagagggaccttgagcagatactgaaactggagtgggagcagttgaagactgagcatgccttttctttcggacaatttcttcaggctcacggattgattttcttctttgaggaagcttcatctttggagccatatccactatagtagcaggcaaggagacttgaattcagtggaggagggatcacaagagaataaagagggattttggtggagaaaagaagcggattttggaagattggtgaagtgctagggcacgttccaaccgcgccaagcaatgcgagaaagcccgAAAAGTTTCTTTCTAAGgtgacgatttttggtggagaggaggagggagaattgtttcgaaattaatccttggatttggagcaaaaagagttggagaagacgacttttggaagaaggacgatgggaagatgggtcgtctcacaaacagtaacccttataaaaacaatgaacccgttgaaagttggtgggatttacaagtttgccattgagtcgactcatgggggtcgactcatgaagttcagaaaatcaggaaaaatgtgaataaattccaaaaaatttgaaattttgggagaaggagttttgctcaatgataagtttttagaatgataaatttgagcttttgggaccaggatagatgttgaaaattgagctctaatagtttttgacatcaattctttggaaattgagaaaaattcaggcatatggatctagaattcctagatttctcctaatttcacagaatttatcctcactaagggcttttgtaaagatatcagctaattgattttcattgcaaacatattcaaaaattacatttttgttttgaacatgttctcttatgaaatgatgtcttatttcaatatgtttggatcttgagtgttgaattggatttttagatagatttatggcacttgtattatcacatcttattggtgttttattaagtttgattccaaagtcttcgagttgttgcttaatccacaagatttgagcacaacaactttcggctgcaatatattcggcctcagccgtagacagtgctaccgaattttgtttcttgctaaaccatgagattaggttaactccaagaaattggcaagttccacttgtgctttttctatctaatttacatccagcaaaatcagcatctgaataccctaataaattaatttgtgagtccttagagtaccataaccctagagtttgagtaccatttaagtatctaaggattcttttaacagcattcaaatgagattccttaggattagattgatatctagcacataaacaaacactaaacatgatatcaggcctacttgcagttaaatatagtaatgaaccaattatacctctgtagtattttaagtctacgcttttaccttcatcatccttgtcaagcttacatgagggactcattggtgtgccaattggtttgcagttctccattccaaatcttttgagtagttccttggtgtacttgctttgggtgatggagattccttcttttgattgtttgatttggagtccgaggaagaaggtgagttctcccatcatgctcatctcgaactctccctgcataagcttagcaaagtcttgacaaagggattcattagtagacccaaaaattatgtcatcaacataaatttgtataattagcatatcattttgatttcttttaatgaatagtgttgtatctacattacctcttgaaaaaccattatttagtgaaaatttgcttagcctttcataccatgctctaggtgcttgttttaatccatataaagctttgtttaatctaaagacatgattaggaaaagcatgattttcaaatccagggggttgttctacatatacttcttcagagatatatctatttaaaaatgcacttttaacatccatttgaaataatttgaatttcataaagcaagcatatgcaagtagaagtctaatagcttctaatctagcaacaggtgcaaaggtttcatcaaaatcaattccttcttcttgattatatcccttagcaaccagtcttgctttatttctaattacatttccatgctcatctaatttgtttctaaagacccattttgtgccaattattgaataatctttaggtcttgtcactaaggtccaaacattatttctttcaaattgattaagttcttcttgcatagcattaatccagttatgatcattttcagcttcttcaaaagttttaggttcaagttgagatacaaaagcacaatgattaagtacatctctaagtgaagaacatgtttttaccccatgcttaggatcaccaataattaactccttagggtggttgtgaacatacctccattccttgggtaggtcatttgtaccttgaggttgttcttgagtttcttcacctttctcattttgttcgtcttcttgatctttgtcttctggagttgctgaatctttcagagtaatctccttcataccttctattagtggatctgcatcatcaacaccctcattcttccttgaaggaagatcgttagattcatcaaaaacaacatgtatggactcctcaactactaaagttcttttgttgaaaactctaaatgctttactagtggaggagtaacctagaaagattgcttcatctgattttgcatcaaatttatcaagtttttctttgccattatttaatacgaaacatcggcaatcaaaaacatgaaaatatgcaatatttggttttcttcctttccaaagttcatagggagttttctttaaaaattatctaattaaagcacgatttaaaatgtaacatgctgtgttaatcgcttccgcccaaaaatatcttggaaggttgctttcacagagcatggtacgggccatttcttctaaggttctgtttttcctttcaactaccccattctgttgggatgtcctaggagcagagaagttatggcctattccattttcatcacaaaaattttcaaagtcatgattttcaaattcagttccatgatcacttctaatattttgaattgaaaaccctttttcattagtgacttttcgatgaaatttagtgaaaatatgaaaagttttatttttgtgagctaaaaagaaaacccaagtaaaacgagagtaatcatctattattacaaagccatatcattttcctcctagactagtggttcttgttggtccaaataagtccatatgtaagagctctaaaggtctagaagttgaaacagtatttttggatttaaatgaaactctagtttgtttacctaattggcatgcattacagattctatccttttcaaaattcaattttggcaaaccgagaactaaatcctttttaattaattttgaaagagaatgcatgctaatatgtgcaagtctacgatgccacagccaactagtctcattaattttagcattcaaagatactaggcattgcatgtctaatttggctaaatcattcaaatctaccatataaacattgccatgcctatgtcctataaatttaatgccatcgttaataggactcgtcacaatgcaaacagatgattcaaaaactactttataccctttatcacagaattgactaatgctaagtaagttatgctttaaacctttaactaataaaacattctcaatgtatttggagggagtgataccaatgttacctatcccgatgatctttcctttgccattatctctaaaggtgaccatccctccatccttagcatcaagcgtgatgaattgtgattcatcaccagtcatgtgtctcgagtatccactgtcaagataccattttctgtttccttcttgggatgctagacacacctgcaagcaaaggtcaagtttctgtcttaggtacccaagctttcttgggtccttttaggttagtcaagatggttccttttggatcccatattttctttgtgtttgcatatttgttaataagacatgtgtatgatttatgtcctattcttccacatttgaaacaagtaatatttgtagacttattacttgaataatttacataaatatccttcagaaatttttgtttcttcaggggtttatagccaagtccagccttatcatatatagctttctgattatcaaggatcatatttagtttgtttgaacttaaggtgaacttatctactatagatttcagcttgttaatttcatccttaaagttttgattttctttaatcaatgtgaatttttcaattgaaaggttttcagcttgttttactaaggactgatttttcaatttcagttctttgtttttcttccctagtttctttaattcatcaattgaatcatagaatgcttcatgcaattcttcaaaagtaaattcactagtggattcagaagttacctcattttcgtgtgccatcaggcacaggttggcttgttctgttgaggttttctcgtcggagcttgagtcatcactcgcactccaagtagccatcattgccttctttttgaacttcttgagacctttcttcagttgtggacattcggatctgaaatgtcccggcttcttgcactcgtagcatataaggggttgatctttctctttttctttgctttgatccccttttgtgaatttctttctcatcccctgtttcttttttcttaaaaacttcttaaatttccaggtgatgagtgccatctcttcatcctgttcttcatcttcagagtcatccatttcataatcaggcgaagttgtggatttgagggcaatggttcttttctttttgacttcatcctcttgatgttgcttcatgctaagttcatgagtcatcaaggatccaagaagctcttctagaggtagagtgttcaagtcttttgcttcttggatggcagtcaccttggcttcccaagttcttggcagtgacttgagaatcttccttacaagttcactgttagtataagatttgccaagactctttaaaccattgattatgtcagtaaaacgagtaaacatagcagttatggactcatcatgctctattttgaacaattcatatttatgtacaagcatgtttattttagactcttttacttgatttgttccctcatgggttacttctaacctatcccatatttctttagcagatgcacaagtagaaatgcgattaaattcacttgcatatagtgcacaataaaggacattcatggctttggcatttaattgcgccaatttcttgtcaacctcatcccattctttttcgggtttggttgactcctcactatctataatcttggtgggtgtgtgaggaccgttcactatgatactccacatatcatagtcgagtgcttgtatgaatatcttcatccgagctttctaataggtgtaattagacccattgaaaagtggaggtcggtttgtagattgcccctcggctagaaaagtaccgacatgggttgccatagatctttggctctttgattgttagatcaaagaagggctagagcaccggctctgataccacttgttgcccagctatgcaacccaagagggggggtgaattgggtttctaaaaattttaagcccaactgattacttatgaagaacaaaacaaagactttaattcaatattaattacctaaagcaggaatgtaagaatataataaagaaataaagtgaagcgataaagcacaccacaaacacaagaatttatagtggttcggtgctaaccttgcacctacatccactccccaagatcctgcttgggaatttcaatccactatactttgtattcaacccgaatacaaaacgtcggaaactccgacactagctatcccaagctagatcacttattttccgagtacaagtaaacccaaaacactccgatttcaggttcggatcaatctttccttattttggaaaccctccaaaaacaagaacaattacttacaagagtaagagaatttaaagcacaaattaatacaataacagctccttaaatgagcgaatataacaataaaaactttactcaaatgaagaaaccctttttgaattttctcaagatggatgaacgcttgaacgaatgcttgagaagaggatgatcgttgattgaagatcccttgaagactttgaacgatctctagatcaaggttgaaataataaGCGTGACAAATCTTCTCTTTGaaaactcttgaatctctttcacaatctcacgtgtggattttggatcct
Coding sequences within it:
- the LOC140858820 gene encoding uncharacterized protein; its protein translation is MNVLYCALYASEFNRISTCASAKEIWDRLEVTHEGTNQVKESKINMLVHKYELFKIEHDESITAMFTRFTDIINGLKSLGKSYTNSELVRKILKSLPRTWEAKVTAIQEAKDLNTLPLEELLGSLMTHELSMKQHQEDEVKKKRTIALKSTTSPDYEMDDSEDEEQDEEMALITWKFKKFLRKKKQGMRKKFTKGDQSKEKEKDQPLICYECKKPGHFRSECPQLKKGLKKFKKKLAVAS